tgtaatttgtaatatttattgtggtttttaatgaattttagtattatagaaatgtttttgtttaattgaattttaaattaattgtgctcgtacttgcggaagagcacagctgtgggtgttgtcgtgctcttgccagagagcatgcagaaaaagtggggcctgacccacaaccgtgccgttggcaagagcacagttgtggatgctctaaatgacTTTTTTAGTCCGATTTGATATCAATCAAAGTAAGAAGTATGATCCCAAGATGAATTGATTGATGTTTTATCCAATCGataataaatttgatctatAACAAATTGAGTGATCAATTGAATTGAGTTCAATCCCAAATCGAATTGATGTTGAATTGATCCAGTTGAGATTAGTTTATTCAGATATAGTTGATAGTTTACTTAAACTAAGTATGATCTCCATCAATCAAATTGAGACTGAACTACCTGAAGATTGATTCAATTGTTTAGATTGGGGATTCAATGATCTAGATTTGATTAAGttaaatctcaattgatcaaaTTAGATACAGATGATCGAAGTTCGATTCAATTGATCAAGTTGAGGATTGATTGATCTACATCAAGTTGAGAGTGAAACTGAATTATGTTTTCCCATCTATCAAATATGGATTGCTGGTATTGCAATCATTATATTCCTAGACTATTGAATATTTTCTCCATATGTATATGTctaattttttatgaataattttattactCTCATATTGGGCCGAAAAATAACTTCAGTACATCAGAATATTTCGGCTGGCCTTTACATGATTATTCGCCTAATAattttttatcattaaaatAACACAAAACAATATTCATATAACGAATGATAGAAAGCGTGTTCATATATAAAGAAAAGCGTCAGATAATTCCTCCTTCCTAAAACCCTTGTTTTCTAACATTTGCAGGGAGGGCTTCCCTAAAATCTATCTTTGCCTCTTCTCTGCGAAATCTTGAGAGAGATATGGTGAGTAAAAGGCAACAAATAGCGAGAAAACGGTACAAAGAAGCTCACCCGGAGCTTttcccgccgccgccgccgccggacccaagcaaaaagaaaaagaagaagagcaATTTCAAGCGCAAAAGTTCTGACTCCACTAATCCAAACAAAGTCAGGAAATCATCCGGAAAGAAGCACCCGCTCAGAGTCGCCGGTATGAAGCCCGGTGAGAGCTGCTACATATGCAAAGCGCCCGACCACATTGCCAAGAATTGTCCCAAGAAATCTGAGTGGGAAAGGAACAAGGTCTCATTTTTATACCAATTCAGAGTTATATTCATGTTTTCTATTTTCTGCTGTCTGGTACTCTTATTGCTGCCTTTTTATTGCGGGATTATATTTAATGGATGAGCCTTTTGTTTGTGCATTgttctttattctatttttattttccttttttattgttattaatattattgttgAAAATGAGTTCTGGCCTTCGTTGTGAAAAGAATAAAATGTGGGAGTTCAATTCGGTtttggtttgtgtgtgtgagagaagGTTTACTGATTTTTCTGTATGCTTgcatataagtttggaaaaacAGTTGTGGTTGTGCctcatttttttgttgattgaaTTTTTTGACTCCATTTTAAATAAGGTATTGAAATTTTGAGTTTTCTGTTTGCTTGAGAAAGCATGAGCTAGTATTGATTTCACTTATCTTCTTGGATCATGTATGCAGATTTGTTTGTCTTGTCGGCAACGTGGCCACAGTCTTAAGAACTGCCCTAACCAGAATGAAGAGTCTACAGATAGGAAATTGTGTTACAATTGTGGAGAAATGGGACATTCTCTGGCTCACTGCACCCAACCTCTTCAAGATGGTATGCTTTTTAAGTATAGAATTTTGTAAGATGCATGTTCCATTATGCACCATCATTCCGTCGATAGCATTTTTGGCTAtagttaaaattttaaaatattctgTTGATGAGGTAAGGCATTGCGTCAATGGGTCTCCATTAATATTTGATAATTGAAAAACACATGTTTAATTGTCTTCTTTGATTGAATAAGCTAATAATTTCAGGCTCTACCGCCATTGGTAACCCTTTTTTCTCATTATTTGATGACGTATTTGATTGAGCAGAAGCAGTAACTTGTTTCATTACCATGTAAAACGGCGCAATGTGTGCATAAGTTAGGTTGGGagatctctctttctctgatCATAAATCACAATCCCCTTGATCCCtttgtttaatttttctttCACCTAAATAAAATCTGCTCCTGAAAAGGTAAGTTATGCTTCTTGTGAGTAATTAACGATGAGATACAAAAGTGCTAGCTTTCTGGTAAGGGAGAGAGTCTACAAGGGTTTGACTTTACTCCTCAAAATGAAAGACCGGCGATTGATATTCACATTCTATGTTTTTGTAGAGAAAACCTCGGTTGTCTCACAATATTACTCTCATCTGATTTACTTAAGTCTTTGACCATCAAATTAATTCAAGGAGCATGATTTGTTCTATTCATCCATTCTATTTCTGTGTAAATAATACCAATGGGGATGCTATCAAATTCAAGGCGGCAATGCTTTTGCATTTCTGTATTGTACTCATTTTGTTTACATACATTGGTTTATGCCATTGTTTTACTTTCTATCTTCCTAAGAGTGACGGTCAAATTGGATGCTCTGGAGAATGTAGAGGTTTCCCATGAATTTTATTAATAGCCTAGCCATGTTGTAGGACTGTGTTAGAATCATGTGAAGCAGGATGtgtttttatcaatttttagtttttccATGCATCTAAGTATTCAAACTTCGAATGACTTTCTTTGTTTCTAATTTGATTTATATGCTTGCATAAATCATGTATTGCATATAGCCATAACCTTTGAGTATTTCCCCTGTGAACCTTCTTGTCTCAATGCGTTTCACTGCTTCCTAATTGTGTAATTATGGATTCCGTAgcataatatattaataaaaattttacaTATTCTGAAACTCGTTGACTCTTGTGATCAAGGCGTTTGGGACATATTATGAGCTGTCTGTTTTGGTGTTGCAGGAGGAACAAAATATGCCAATTGTTTTATATGTAACGAAACCGGGCACTTGAGTAAAGATTGTCCAAAGAATACCCGTGGAATTTACCCAAAGGTAAACTATTAGTACAAAACTGAATGTGTTCATTTGGAGTCTCATACAACGAGTGATGCATTATGTTAGACCTGCATTCATTGATTGGGCTTTGTTAATAGAAACTAGTTTATTTCTTGTGTACTAAGTCAACGTGGATGGATATATATATGTGTACTAAACTCCTCGTAGATAAACACAGAAATTGAGTTTAGTAGTTGCGATTCTCTTGGCTGCTTGATTCATTTGTTCTCAGTTTAGTTGCATTTTTATGTTGTTTACGCTATACATCTCTAAACTGTAAATCATGGGGAAAAAGTGCATCAAAGCTCTAATTAACATGataacccccccccccccccccatgcTTGGGGAAGTTCATATTCCTATCTATGCTGAGGGTTATTgtaaatataaaacacacacacacacacacacaggaTACACacgcttggcttctctgtagCTGCCTGAAAAAACCATCATATGATATGTTGTCTGAATTTGCAGGGTGGGAGCTGTAAAATTTGTGGAGGTGTGACACATTTGGCAAGAGATTGTCCCACTAAACGCATCAGTATCCACAATGAAGCTGGTACGGCTGGTCAGTCATGTAAGTGGTGTCCACGTCTTTGTTCCTTTTGCTCCAAGTCTAATTATACACATTCCAAACTGAAAAGAATTAACTGTACTTCTGAAGATCATGCTATCAAATCTCTGCAAGAATATTATCCCTTCAATTCATTAATTCCTGAACACATATACTTCATGATAATGTCGATAACgagttttgtatataatgttttACTGGTGTGGCTAATCATGTGAAATGTGTTTGGCCTCTGTTAACTAATCAAGAAATACCCTTTGTATGTATACAAATGAAGCTTATGTAAGGCCTAACCGGATAACCAAGTTGTCGGGCGATGACCTTGAAGATGACTTTGTTCCTGTGGTTCCACTCGCTGGGAAAGACGAAGATGTGAAGACAAAGAAAAAGCAGGGAGCCaaagttgttaattttgttGGCTGATAAATTTTGATAAAAGTGTGGATGAATATTGAATTGTTTGCAACATTTCTGAACTATATAACCCCACTTCATACGTTAGTCTACTTCACACCAGGTGATTAATAGAGAATACAGTACAATTTTTGTTTTGTCAAGTGTCTCTATATCTACACCTTTTCatagtatttatttcattacTTTGCTGACAAATCTAGGAGTACATTTTATGATCTAAGACCATgtttattcattaaaaaaaagagaactAATACTACATGGTCTCTTTCTCTTTCCATCATTCAAATGAGACCCCATGGAACTAATACTACATGGTCTCTTTCTCTTTCCATCATTCGAATGAGACCCTATGGTTTCTCGGAtggggatcctctgctgtggtGCCATTTGTCACTATCTTATTggttcatttttttaatattaacaaatttaaaatatttaaaaatgatcaaaatttagAAATATCCATCCTTTATAAATAGGGACTAAATTTGCTATTAGTCTTACACATTTACATGCAAAATATAGGGTGACATCAAACTTTAAGCTCAACAATTTATGAGAATAAGAAATAACATGTGGAGTACATCTGATTCTTATGATTATATTGTAAATATAAAAAGAGTGATAATAGGAGTGTTTTGAGATAGGAAAAGAAAGGGCATGTCTATGTTTAGGAGACAATCCTTGGCCATTCAATTCGTCTTTAAATTTATCTCTCTTATAAAATCACACCAATTTCCCATTTTTCTGATctccttcttttcttttttcactttttgtttgttttttgcaGATCGGAAGACAAAATGGTACATCTCTTTCATTACATTCTGCATGccttattttcttttcatcctgtaatttttgttgtttctctttttGGATGTATCAAATAATTGAAATGTATCAAAGTTGCCATTTGTTTtgaaatggtaatattacctaGCTAGAGAAGCTGAGATTTGATAGATGTTGATGATTAGCGTTGCGATATTA
This portion of the Salvia splendens isolate huo1 chromosome 10, SspV2, whole genome shotgun sequence genome encodes:
- the LOC121751325 gene encoding uncharacterized protein C683.02c-like — protein: MVSKRQQIARKRYKEAHPELFPPPPPPDPSKKKKKKSNFKRKSSDSTNPNKVRKSSGKKHPLRVAGMKPGESCYICKAPDHIAKNCPKKSEWERNKICLSCRQRGHSLKNCPNQNEESTDRKLCYNCGEMGHSLAHCTQPLQDGGTKYANCFICNETGHLSKDCPKNTRGIYPKGGSCKICGGVTHLARDCPTKRISIHNEAGTAGQSSYVRPNRITKLSGDDLEDDFVPVVPLAGKDEDVKTKKKQGAKANSASGMAIDDECKLKFLELKAKRNYRFITFKILDYQVVVDQLGGPDESYDVFMSSLPSDECRYAVFDFDFTTNENCQKSKIFFIAWSPETAVVRMKMVYASSKDRFKRELDGIQYELQATDASEMSFDIIKSRAN